From the genome of Gemmatimonas phototrophica, one region includes:
- a CDS encoding riboflavin synthase — protein MFTGLVDDVGLIEHVADTPAGRELRIVSRYTDLADGESIAVNGACLTVREHGISASGRGWFTVAAIVTTLGRTTIGDWETGGTVNLERAMKLGDRLGGHLVLGHVDGLGRVLDTRDEGDAWLIDLELPASMRPLLVDKGSIAVNGVSLTVNELLPTGVQLSIIEYTKQHTTLGLLAAGANVHVEADVLAKHIERLLMPYLRATDAPTLAAALTELK, from the coding sequence ATGTTTACGGGGCTTGTAGACGACGTTGGGCTCATTGAGCACGTCGCCGACACGCCGGCCGGGCGCGAATTGCGCATCGTCAGCCGGTATACCGACCTTGCAGACGGCGAGAGCATCGCCGTCAACGGGGCCTGTCTCACGGTACGTGAACACGGGATCTCCGCCAGTGGTCGCGGCTGGTTTACCGTGGCCGCGATCGTAACCACCCTGGGGCGCACCACCATCGGCGACTGGGAAACGGGCGGCACGGTGAATCTTGAACGCGCCATGAAGCTCGGCGACCGGCTGGGGGGGCACTTGGTGCTCGGACACGTGGATGGACTTGGCCGCGTGCTCGATACCCGCGACGAAGGCGACGCCTGGCTCATCGATCTGGAATTGCCGGCGTCCATGCGCCCCCTGCTGGTGGACAAGGGCTCCATCGCGGTGAATGGCGTGAGCCTCACCGTGAATGAGCTGCTCCCCACGGGAGTGCAGCTGTCCATTATCGAATACACCAAACAGCACACTACGCTGGGCCTGCTGGCGGCCGGCGCGAATGTGCATGTAGAAGCCGATGTGCTGGCCAAGCATATCGAACGACTGCTGATGCCCTATCTGCGCGCGACCGACGCGCCTACACTGGCCGCAGCACTGACGGAGTTGAAGTGA
- a CDS encoding PfkB family carbohydrate kinase, protein MSSAFNTIKNPVLVVGSVALDSVETPFGKADEVLGGSGTFFSSSASHFTPVQLVGVVGDDYPVEKLEPLAARGVDLAGLEKVSGSSFRWRGRYRHDLNSAETLETHLGVFSHFRPNIPEQFRNAPFVFLANIDPRLQLQVLEQVKKPRLVACDTMNFWIESRRPELVELLGHVDLITLNDAEARQLTEHTNLVKAARWIMDKGPKFVLIKKGEHGAFMFTRDSIFFAPAYPLENVFDPTGAGDSFAGGFIGYLAATGDLSESNMRRAVVVGSAMGSFAVEKFSNQRLLEITRADIDARVQEFRQLVAFDAEIGE, encoded by the coding sequence GTGAGTTCTGCCTTCAACACCATCAAGAATCCCGTCCTCGTCGTGGGCTCGGTGGCCCTCGACTCGGTCGAGACGCCGTTCGGCAAAGCCGACGAAGTCCTGGGCGGTTCTGGCACGTTCTTCTCGTCCTCGGCGTCGCACTTCACCCCGGTGCAGTTGGTTGGCGTGGTGGGGGACGACTATCCCGTGGAGAAGCTCGAGCCGCTGGCCGCGCGCGGCGTTGATCTCGCCGGCCTCGAAAAGGTGAGTGGCTCCAGCTTCCGCTGGCGAGGCCGCTATCGGCACGACCTCAACTCGGCGGAAACTCTCGAGACGCACCTCGGCGTGTTCTCGCACTTCCGGCCAAACATTCCCGAGCAGTTCCGCAACGCCCCGTTTGTGTTTCTGGCCAACATCGATCCGCGGCTGCAGCTGCAGGTCCTCGAACAGGTCAAGAAGCCGCGTCTGGTGGCCTGCGACACGATGAACTTCTGGATCGAGTCGCGCCGCCCCGAACTGGTGGAGTTGCTCGGTCATGTCGACCTCATCACGCTCAATGATGCCGAAGCGCGCCAGCTCACCGAGCACACCAATCTGGTGAAGGCCGCGCGCTGGATCATGGACAAGGGCCCCAAGTTCGTGCTCATCAAGAAGGGCGAGCACGGTGCCTTCATGTTCACGCGCGACAGCATCTTCTTTGCGCCGGCGTATCCGCTGGAGAACGTGTTCGATCCCACCGGTGCTGGTGACTCGTTTGCCGGTGGCTTCATTGGCTACCTCGCCGCAACCGGCGACCTGAGCGAGAGCAACATGCGCCGCGCCGTCGTGGTGGGGTCGGCCATGGGATCGTTTGCCGTGGAGAAGTTCTCCAACCAGCGGTTGCTCGAAATCACCCGTGCCGACATTGACGCGCGTGTGCAGGAGTTCCGGCAGTTGGTGGCGTTTGACGCGGAGATCGGCGAATGA
- the nusB gene encoding transcription antitermination factor NusB yields the protein MSNLRDEAFWDGPSQEPLLPRQGKRTRGKPTTKAERVETRGRARALQALYAADVRGDQTELRRIATTVFDDLAIDPDERTFASRIVATVADRGGELDAALAEVTNNWRLERLGAIERSVLRLAAAELARNEAPVKVVLQEAVHLAERYGTERSARFVNGVLDAYARKLGKL from the coding sequence ATGAGCAACCTTCGCGACGAAGCGTTCTGGGATGGTCCTTCGCAGGAGCCATTGCTCCCCAGGCAGGGAAAGCGCACGCGTGGCAAGCCAACCACGAAGGCCGAGCGGGTCGAAACGCGCGGGCGCGCGCGGGCGCTGCAGGCCTTGTATGCGGCGGATGTGCGTGGCGATCAGACGGAGCTGCGTCGTATTGCCACCACCGTGTTCGACGACCTCGCCATCGATCCTGACGAGCGGACGTTTGCGTCTCGCATTGTGGCCACGGTGGCCGATCGCGGCGGAGAGCTCGATGCGGCGCTCGCCGAAGTCACGAACAACTGGCGCCTCGAACGGCTCGGTGCCATCGAACGCAGCGTCCTGCGTCTTGCGGCCGCGGAACTCGCCCGCAACGAAGCACCGGTCAAGGTGGTGCTGCAGGAGGCGGTGCACCTCGCGGAACGCTATGGCACCGAACGCAGTGCACGCTTCGTGAACGGCGTGCTCGACGCCTACGCCCGCAAGCTCGGCAAGCTGTGA
- a CDS encoding bifunctional 3,4-dihydroxy-2-butanone-4-phosphate synthase/GTP cyclohydrolase II yields MTQDTEPTGTAQDAEPVFGTVEQALADIAAGKFVVVADDEDRENEGDLVCGAELVTPEMVNFMLEAKGMICLSMTNELADRLGLEMQVDHNTEAMSTAFTVSIDAAAKYGVTTGISASDRATTIRVAVAAGATRADLRVPGHIHPLRARNGGVLQRVGHTEAAVDIARLAGLQPAGVICEILNKDGTTARRPQLEVFAKEHGLTFITIAQLVAYRLQHERLVHRMADARLPTNYGDWRIVGYKNDVDHREHIAIAYGDVTDGEDVLVRMHSKCLTGDVFHSRRCDCGWQLETAMQMIQAEGRGVIVYLDQEGRGIGLLNKIKAYELQDTGADTVEANEQLGFKPDLRNYGIGAQILLDLGVRSIRILTNNPRKLVGLDGYGLVLKDRVRIEAPSTSENASYLETKRTKLGHLFAV; encoded by the coding sequence ATGACGCAGGATACGGAACCCACTGGCACTGCGCAGGACGCCGAGCCGGTTTTTGGCACGGTCGAACAGGCCCTTGCCGATATTGCCGCCGGAAAGTTTGTCGTGGTGGCCGACGACGAAGATCGCGAAAACGAGGGAGACCTCGTCTGCGGTGCGGAGCTCGTCACGCCGGAAATGGTCAACTTCATGCTCGAAGCCAAAGGCATGATTTGCCTTTCCATGACCAACGAGTTGGCGGACCGGCTGGGCCTCGAAATGCAGGTGGATCACAACACCGAGGCCATGTCCACCGCCTTCACGGTGAGCATTGATGCCGCGGCCAAGTACGGCGTCACCACCGGCATCAGTGCCAGCGATCGGGCCACCACCATTCGCGTGGCCGTCGCTGCCGGCGCCACGCGCGCGGACCTGCGGGTACCTGGCCACATTCACCCTCTGCGCGCCCGCAACGGCGGCGTGCTGCAGCGGGTAGGCCACACCGAAGCGGCCGTCGATATTGCGCGACTCGCCGGCCTGCAGCCGGCCGGCGTGATCTGTGAAATCCTCAACAAGGATGGCACGACCGCGCGTCGCCCGCAGCTCGAGGTGTTCGCCAAGGAACACGGCCTCACCTTCATCACCATCGCGCAGCTGGTGGCCTATCGACTGCAGCACGAACGACTCGTGCATCGCATGGCCGACGCGCGCCTCCCCACCAATTACGGGGACTGGCGCATTGTGGGCTACAAGAACGACGTTGACCACCGGGAACACATCGCCATCGCCTACGGCGATGTAACCGATGGCGAAGACGTGCTGGTGCGCATGCACAGCAAATGTCTCACCGGCGACGTGTTCCATTCCCGCCGCTGCGACTGCGGCTGGCAGCTGGAAACCGCCATGCAGATGATCCAGGCCGAGGGGCGCGGCGTCATCGTGTATCTCGATCAGGAAGGACGCGGCATCGGTCTGCTCAACAAGATCAAGGCCTACGAACTGCAGGACACCGGCGCCGACACCGTCGAAGCCAATGAACAACTCGGCTTCAAACCCGATCTTCGCAATTACGGCATTGGCGCGCAAATTCTGCTCGATCTGGGCGTGCGCTCCATTCGGATTCTGACCAATAACCCGCGCAAGCTCGTGGGGCTCGACGGCTACGGTCTCGTGCTCAAGGATCGTGTGCGTATCGAGGCACCGTCCACCAGTGAGAACGCTTCCTATCTTGAAACCAAGCGCACCAAGCTTGGACACCTCTTCGCCGTCTGA
- the purM gene encoding phosphoribosylformylglycinamidine cyclo-ligase, with translation MTGAPLDYRSAGVDIDAADDAKNRLAKLVQSTMTSGARGAFGGFGGMFRVPEGYRAPLLVASADGVGTKIKIAIEAGRHDTIGHCLVNHCTNDILVQGAIPLYFLDYVAFGKLEPPVVEGVVAGVAAGCRENECALIGGETAEMPGVYTPPDYDLAGFITGIVEEDAVLGSARVQNGDVLVALAGDGLHTNGYSLARRIISDRLKLGVHDLFPGANGASVADVMLKVHRSYLQCLKPVLGHIHAMAHITGGGLPGNLNRALPETLDASVDTSTWTIPNEFSVLAEAGQVASLEMFRAFNMGVGMVVIVPKENVSHITSRAAACGIAAWELGAVVPGSGRVRLDGQVT, from the coding sequence ATGACCGGGGCACCGCTGGACTACCGCAGCGCCGGCGTGGACATCGACGCCGCCGACGACGCGAAAAATCGTTTGGCTAAGCTCGTGCAGAGTACCATGACGTCGGGGGCGCGTGGCGCCTTTGGCGGCTTTGGCGGCATGTTCCGCGTGCCCGAGGGGTACCGCGCACCGTTGCTCGTGGCCAGTGCCGATGGGGTGGGCACCAAGATCAAGATTGCCATCGAAGCTGGTCGCCACGATACCATTGGCCATTGCCTCGTGAATCACTGCACGAACGATATTCTCGTGCAGGGCGCCATCCCGCTCTACTTCCTCGACTACGTGGCGTTCGGCAAGCTTGAGCCGCCCGTAGTGGAAGGCGTGGTGGCAGGTGTCGCTGCCGGCTGTCGCGAGAACGAATGCGCGCTCATCGGCGGTGAGACCGCCGAGATGCCCGGTGTGTATACGCCCCCCGATTACGATCTGGCCGGCTTCATTACCGGCATCGTGGAAGAAGACGCCGTCCTGGGCAGTGCCCGTGTGCAGAACGGCGATGTGCTGGTGGCGCTCGCCGGTGATGGGCTGCACACCAACGGGTATTCGTTGGCTCGCCGCATCATCAGCGATCGGCTCAAGCTGGGGGTGCACGACCTGTTCCCGGGCGCGAATGGCGCGAGCGTGGCCGATGTCATGCTCAAGGTGCACCGCTCGTATCTGCAGTGCCTCAAGCCGGTGCTCGGGCACATTCACGCCATGGCGCACATCACCGGCGGCGGACTGCCCGGCAATCTCAACCGGGCGTTGCCTGAAACACTTGATGCCAGCGTGGACACGTCCACGTGGACCATCCCCAATGAGTTCAGTGTACTCGCGGAGGCGGGGCAGGTGGCCTCGCTCGAGATGTTCCGCGCGTTCAACATGGGGGTGGGTATGGTGGTCATCGTGCCAAAGGAAAACGTGTCACACATCACGTCGCGCGCTGCGGCGTGCGGCATTGCGGCGTGGGAGCTTGGCGCGGTCGTGCCGGGTAGTGGCCGTGTGCGCCTCGACGGGCAGGTGACATGA
- the ribD gene encoding bifunctional diaminohydroxyphosphoribosylaminopyrimidine deaminase/5-amino-6-(5-phosphoribosylamino)uracil reductase RibD: protein MAVPPTQGIGTVHLASLFDSDRSPSGDQPPHSEAHAPGTTPDDVRFMRQALSLADRGAGQVAPNPLVGAVIVRNGTVIGEGWHQRYGGPHAEVHALRMAGDKARGATAYVSLEPCNHLGQTGPCTEALVAAGITRVVCATRDPNPKAAGGIERLRAAGIEVLSGVCEADALLQNAPFFHSARGALLPFVTLKLALSLDGAIVGASRRRAWLTGPEAQTAVHALRASADAVAVGIGTALADNPALTVRLAQAPRVAPVRVVFDRQARLPATGTLVQTARETPVYVLAAPDAPAARTDGLRDAGVTVLHAADLSAGLQALGAQGVRHLLVEGGAQIASALMAAGLVHHLIIFQAPVILGAGAVPAFAALPGQDADTAPRLRVLERRGYGADLMTRYAVSGD from the coding sequence ATGGCCGTGCCGCCAACGCAGGGTATCGGTACGGTTCACTTGGCGTCACTGTTCGATTCTGATCGGTCGCCATCTGGCGATCAACCGCCGCACTCCGAGGCGCACGCGCCGGGCACCACGCCCGACGACGTGCGCTTCATGCGTCAGGCCTTGAGCCTCGCCGATCGTGGGGCGGGGCAGGTCGCCCCCAATCCGCTCGTCGGGGCCGTCATCGTGCGCAATGGCACGGTGATCGGCGAAGGGTGGCACCAGCGCTACGGCGGTCCTCACGCCGAGGTGCACGCGCTTCGCATGGCGGGCGATAAAGCGCGCGGGGCTACCGCGTATGTCAGCCTCGAGCCCTGCAATCACTTGGGGCAAACCGGGCCGTGCACGGAGGCCTTGGTGGCCGCCGGCATTACGCGGGTCGTGTGCGCCACGAGGGACCCCAATCCCAAAGCGGCCGGTGGCATCGAGCGGCTGCGGGCGGCGGGAATCGAGGTGCTGTCGGGAGTCTGCGAAGCCGACGCGCTGTTGCAGAACGCCCCGTTCTTCCACAGCGCCCGTGGAGCCCTATTGCCCTTTGTCACCCTCAAGCTGGCCCTCTCCCTCGACGGGGCCATTGTGGGCGCGTCGCGTCGCCGTGCCTGGCTGACCGGGCCCGAGGCGCAGACGGCCGTGCATGCCCTGCGGGCGTCAGCCGACGCCGTGGCCGTAGGCATTGGCACCGCGCTGGCGGATAACCCCGCCCTGACGGTCCGGCTGGCCCAGGCCCCCCGGGTGGCCCCCGTACGCGTCGTCTTTGACCGCCAGGCACGGCTCCCCGCGACGGGTACGCTGGTGCAGACGGCCCGCGAGACGCCCGTGTATGTCTTGGCCGCCCCCGACGCCCCAGCGGCTCGCACCGACGGCCTCCGCGACGCCGGTGTAACGGTACTGCATGCCGCCGATCTCTCCGCCGGGCTCCAGGCGCTGGGGGCGCAGGGCGTCCGACATCTGTTGGTGGAAGGAGGCGCCCAAATCGCCTCGGCGCTCATGGCCGCCGGTCTCGTACACCACCTGATTATCTTTCAAGCTCCGGTCATTCTGGGGGCAGGGGCTGTTCCGGCCTTTGCCGCACTCCCGGGGCAGGACGCCGATACGGCGCCCCGCCTGCGCGTGCTCGAGCGCCGTGGATACGGCGCCGATCTGATGACCCGTTACGCTGTTTCCGGAGACTGA
- the ribH gene encoding 6,7-dimethyl-8-ribityllumazine synthase — protein sequence MAEFNGDPRGEGRRIVVVASRFNESITVPLAEGAVSTLVEKGVRFEDIDVLWVPGAWELPVAVRRALASEKYDAAVVVGAVIRGGTPHFEFVAGETARGLMEASRDFEAPVTLGLLTTDTMEQAEERAGGAHGNKGVDAALAALEVLDLFDRAFADDRFGEDDDA from the coding sequence GTGGCTGAATTCAATGGGGATCCCCGCGGGGAAGGCCGACGCATCGTGGTCGTGGCCAGTCGCTTCAACGAAAGCATCACGGTGCCCCTGGCCGAAGGTGCGGTAAGCACGTTGGTCGAGAAAGGCGTTCGCTTCGAGGACATCGATGTGCTCTGGGTGCCGGGCGCGTGGGAATTGCCCGTGGCGGTGCGCCGTGCGCTGGCCTCCGAGAAGTACGACGCGGCCGTGGTGGTGGGCGCGGTCATTCGCGGTGGCACGCCGCACTTTGAGTTTGTGGCCGGGGAAACGGCACGCGGCCTCATGGAGGCCTCTCGCGACTTCGAAGCGCCGGTCACGCTCGGACTGCTGACGACGGATACCATGGAGCAGGCCGAGGAACGGGCCGGCGGTGCGCATGGCAACAAGGGCGTTGATGCGGCGCTGGCGGCACTCGAAGTGCTCGACCTGTTCGACCGTGCCTTTGCCGACGACCGCTTCGGCGAGGATGACGACGCATGA
- a CDS encoding glycosyltransferase family 4 protein: protein MTAAGSNSAGVAPRRDTASARLRIAVVNWQCRDNPLAGGAEIHLHEIFGRLAAMGHEVVLLCGGWPGCPPRATLDGIEVHRVGTRQTFPFLARRYWHTHLAPRGFDVLVEDINKVPLFTPTWRAPKLVALVPHLFGGTAFQELAAPLATAVWLSEKPLPWFYRRYAFEAISESTKEDLVQRGIAADRIRVIFPGIDSQHYTPDPSQRATRPTFAYLGRLKKYKGVDLVLRAFAACDVPEATLEIAGAGEFRAELEQLAGTLGVASRVRFLGRIDETEKCALLRRAWATVFASPKEGWGITNLEAAASGTPVIASNSPGIRESVRHGETGFLVKHGDVAAMAGCMRRLSDERTLVEHLGANARRFAEGFTWANAAKETEAHLREVVGREEGR, encoded by the coding sequence GTGACCGCTGCGGGGAGCAACAGCGCAGGCGTGGCGCCGCGCCGAGATACGGCGAGCGCGCGTCTGCGTATTGCCGTGGTGAATTGGCAATGCCGGGATAATCCCCTGGCTGGTGGGGCGGAAATCCACCTGCACGAGATCTTCGGACGGTTGGCCGCCATGGGGCACGAGGTCGTGCTGCTGTGCGGCGGCTGGCCGGGCTGTCCGCCCCGCGCCACGCTTGATGGCATCGAGGTGCATCGCGTGGGCACCCGGCAGACGTTCCCCTTTCTGGCCCGTCGCTACTGGCACACCCATCTCGCCCCGCGCGGCTTCGATGTGCTGGTGGAAGACATCAATAAGGTGCCGCTGTTCACGCCAACCTGGCGTGCCCCCAAGCTGGTCGCGCTGGTCCCCCACCTCTTTGGTGGAACCGCTTTCCAGGAATTGGCCGCCCCACTCGCCACCGCCGTCTGGCTTTCCGAAAAGCCGCTGCCCTGGTTCTATCGCCGATATGCCTTTGAGGCCATCAGCGAAAGCACCAAGGAAGACCTGGTGCAGCGCGGCATCGCTGCCGACCGGATTCGCGTCATTTTCCCCGGAATCGATAGCCAACACTATACGCCTGATCCCTCCCAAAGGGCGACTCGCCCCACATTTGCGTATCTGGGTCGCCTAAAGAAGTATAAGGGAGTAGATCTTGTCCTCAGGGCCTTTGCCGCCTGCGACGTTCCCGAGGCCACGCTGGAGATTGCCGGAGCTGGCGAGTTTCGCGCCGAGCTTGAGCAATTGGCGGGAACCCTTGGGGTTGCTTCGCGGGTACGGTTTTTAGGACGAATTGACGAGACTGAGAAGTGCGCCTTGCTTCGACGGGCTTGGGCGACGGTTTTCGCATCACCAAAGGAGGGGTGGGGCATTACGAACCTGGAGGCAGCAGCGAGCGGAACTCCGGTGATTGCGTCGAACTCCCCGGGAATTCGTGAGTCCGTGAGGCACGGCGAAACAGGGTTTCTCGTGAAACACGGAGACGTGGCTGCCATGGCTGGTTGCATGCGGCGCCTCAGCGACGAGCGGACGCTCGTCGAACACCTGGGGGCCAATGCACGACGCTTCGCCGAGGGCTTTACCTGGGCGAACGCCGCGAAGGAGACCGAAGCCCACCTCCGTGAGGTGGTGGGAAGGGAGGAAGGTCGCTGA
- a CDS encoding HPF/RaiA family ribosome-associated protein translates to MEIILHAHHAEVTESLRTQAESAIRRIATRLHHVANAIVRFVGDGPTRRVEIVLRGTRHRELFAVADAHAFAPALSTAVHRLESQVASVRRSRRVPRNGDRTG, encoded by the coding sequence ATGGAGATCATCCTGCACGCGCACCACGCGGAAGTGACGGAGTCGCTTCGCACCCAGGCCGAATCGGCCATCCGCCGCATTGCGACACGATTGCACCACGTCGCCAATGCCATCGTACGATTTGTCGGTGACGGGCCCACCCGTCGCGTCGAAATCGTGCTCCGCGGAACCCGCCATCGAGAACTCTTCGCCGTGGCCGACGCGCATGCCTTTGCGCCGGCACTCAGCACGGCAGTGCACCGCCTCGAAAGCCAGGTGGCCAGCGTGCGTCGATCCCGCCGGGTACCTCGCAATGGAGATCGCACCGGGTGA